The following DNA comes from Candidatus Methylacidiphilum fumarolicum.
GCAATAATTTCAGCTTCCTGTTGATGATGTTTGGCATTGAGAACGTTATGCGGGATGTTTTCCCTTTTAAGCATTCGACTCAAAAGTTCGGAAGCTTCAACGGAAATCGTGCCAACCAGCACGGGTTGTCCCTTAGCATGCAGCTCCTTTATCTTCTGGACTATATTTTGGTACTTCGCCCGGCGCGTCTTAAAAATGGTATCTTCATAATCTATTCTACGGCAAGGCTTATTCGTCGGAATAACCACCACATCTAGCTTATATATATCATGAAACTCATTGGCCTCTGTCTCTGCGGTGCCTGTCATTCCAGCCAGTTTCTTATAAAGCCTAAAATAATTTTGTATGGTTATAGTCGCCAAGGTCTGCGTTTCTCTATCAATTTGCACCCCTTCTTTAGCTTCTATGGCCTGATGCAAGCCCTCACTCCATCGTCTTCCAGGCATAAGCCTCCCCGTAAACTCATCAACAATAACAACTTTATTGTCCTGAATCACGTAATGGACATCCTTTTCATACAGGCAGTAGGCTCTTAACAACTGGGAAACACAATGGATCCTTTCGGTTGCTTCTTCATATTTCTGTTGGGCTTGTAACCGAATTTTTTCTTTCTCCTGAATATCCAAACCAGGATTTTTGTCTAACTGATCGAAGAGAGCAGCTAGATCTGGAGGAGCGAAATAATCGGGATCAGTTGGATTTAAAAACTTTCTTCCCCTTTCGCTGATGTCTACCTCGTTGTTTTTCTCATCGATAGAAAAAAGTAGTTCTTCTTTTATGGCATATAGTTCGGTTCTACGCGAATCCTGGTAAAGAGAAAGCTCGGCATCATCCATATACCTTCTAATCTCTGGGTCTTCCAAGAATTTCATTAGTTGTTTATTCCTGGGCATACCCAGCTTTATTTTGAAAAGGAGTCGACCGATCTTTTCTTTATTGGCTGCCTTATCCTTAAGCAACCCTTGCACTTCCTCGGCCATGCGAGCGCATTCGATCACTTGTTGTTGAACCAGCCGGCTGACTTGAGGCTTGTAGCGACTATATTCCTGAGTAGCTCCTACGGTGGCAGGACCTGAAATGATCAATGGCGTGCGGGCTTCATCAATGAGGATACTGTCCACTTCATCGATAATCGCATAAAAATGGCCTCTTTGAACTTTCTCCTCTTTTTGCGTCACGATGCTGTTATCCCTAAGATAATCAAAGCCAAACTCACTATTAGTCCCATAGGTAACATCACAGGCATACTGCGCTCTGCGTTCCTCATAAGACTGTCCTTGTTGGAGACAGCCCACCGTTAGATTCAAAAACCGATAAATCTCCCCCATCCACTCACTGTCTCTAGCTGCCAAATAATCGTTGACGGTTACCACATGTACCCCTTGACCAAGCAAGGCATTTAAATAAACAGGCAGAGTGGCCACCAAAGTTTTTCCTTCGCCGGTGGCCATTTCAGCAATCTTTCCCATGTGCAGGACAATGCCCCCTAAAAGCTGGACATCAAAAGGGACCATGTCCCAAACAACCGGATGGCCGCGAACAATAATCACTTTGCCGCTTTCCTTAAACCTGCGACAGACATGTTTTACCACAGCAAAAGCTTCGGGAAGTAGATCATCAAGGCTTTCCCCTTCGTTAAGCCGTTTTTTAAATTCAAAAGTCTTATTGGACAGAGCCTCATCAGAAAGGGCAAAAAGATCCTTTTCTAGCTCGTTGATTCTATGGACAATGGGCCATAGCCGACTCAGCTCTCGTTCATTTTTTGAGCCAAATACTTTTTGAAGCAATTGCTTTATCATATCTCTTCTTTCTATTCCACAATCTTGAATAGAGAAAAAACTCTTTTTTTATTTCATGTGTAAAATAATCTAGAAAAAAAATACACGCTTTTCTCTTCGATAGCTAATAGCAAAAAATCTTATCTAGAAAACACCTGCACCGTAGAAGTTTGACTGAGGAAAAACCCTTGGCTTTCCCGCACCACCATAATGGTCATCAATACTCCTTCTCCACTTTTAATATCCTTGAGCAGCATGGGATAGGACTCCAATTCATCAACTCTACGGTTGCCAATTGCCAGAACGATCATTCCAGATTTGATTCCCGCTTTGGCTGCAGGGCTATTGGGTTCCACATCAGAAATGAGCAAGCCCATTCCCTCCTGCACATGGAAAGCTTCGGCTAACTCTCTATTCATCTCTTGGACATGCAATCCAAATTTCTTAGCCAATATTTGCTCAATTGTTACTGTCTTTTGAGAGGGGGTTCCGTTTTTAATTTCGGACAATGCCTCTTGATAAAAAATATTCACTTTTTTAGCAGGAATAGCAAATCCTATCCCTTCTATCGCTTCTCCAGCAAACTTAGCAGAACTGATACCCACAAACTTACCAGAAATATCCACAATCGGACCGCCACTGTTGCCAGGATTAATCGCAGCATCCGTTTGTAGAAGCCCCTCGATCCTACCCTCATCGGTTTCAATCGTCCGATCCATCGCGCTAAGGATTCCTTTGGAAACACTATTCTGATAGCCCACTGGATTGCCCAGAACGATAACCGTTTGACCAAGCAATGTGGGAGAGCTACTCTGAATATCAAGAAAAGGAAGGGCAGTTTTAGACTCGATTTTTAATAGAGCTAGATCCACAGCGGGATCAATGATTAACACTTTGCCCTCCACAGCGGATTTTTTTTCGTTTAAAGTCACTTGGACTTTGCGCTCGATGGACCTTTCCACTACATGCGCACAGGTGATGATGTAGCCTTCGGCACTAACTAATACACCAGAGCCCAAACTCTTGACTCTTTCCTTGTAGCTATAATACCTGCCGAAGAAAAGATCAAAAGGATCCTGTACTCTTTTCTGTACGATTCTTTCTGAGCTGATATTGACTACGGCAGGCATCACCTTTTGCACTACAAGTACCGTGGGTTCATCTTCGGCCCGATAAGGGATTTTGTTTTGGGACCATCCGGAAGTAAGAAAGAAAAAAAAGCATAGGCCTAAAACAAGCTTTCCTTTCTGCTTCCGTTCTAAGCAAGAATAGAGAGAAAAAGAAAAAAGAGTCCTAGACCAACGTTGTGAATCAAAGGAAAAAAAATTCATCGGGGTTATTCCTGTTTTACATTCTTAGGCTTTGCCACCAGCCAAAAGAAAAAATAGGCTCTTTTTTTAAGATTCTCGATAAAAAATTCACTCCTCTTCTCTGAATACTTTATTCTGAATACTTTAATACGAAGAAGAGGCTCTCTGCCACAGAACGGCAAAATTCCTTGCTTCTTGCAATTTTCTATAGACTTTGCCTGAATCGATCGCTTCCTCAATAGCCTCTAAGGCATCTTCCACTTTTCCTTTCCATCCCCACTGTAACAGGCCTACCAGACAATTTGCTACCACCAGTCCTCTGGCATACCCTTTTAGAGTGGCTCTAAAAATCCCTTCGATTTTTTGGGCGCTTTCTAGAGGAGAATGCACCAGTGCTTCCGCCATCGATCCAGGAGCATACCCCCTTTTGAAAGCATGTTTTTTCAGCAAAGGCTGTATTTCTTCTAAAGCTATGCCTGAAGCTTTCCCTAATCCTTCGACACCTAGTTCTCCTAGAGGATTCGATTGCTCATCTAGCCCGTAGACGATGGCCCGCTGTTCTATCCCCATAGCCTCAAGGGCCGCGTCAAAAAGATCCACATGCTCTTCTCTAAACACTCCGACTAACTGTACCATTGGTCGAGCAGGATTCAGTAATGGCCCAAGGAAATGGAAAACGGTCTGTATCTTTTTTTCGCCCAGCCTTTTCCTCAGAGGAGCTAATTGCATAAAGCTAGGATGATAATCGGGCGCATAAACAAAAGCCAAACCTATCTCCCTCATTGACCGATACACCCCTTCTGGAGAAAGCCTATAGGCTATCCCCAGCTTTTCCAGAACATCCGCACTGCCTGAGATTTTTGTTATCCCCTTATTCCCATGCTTGATTACCGGAACTCCCAGAGAGGCCAGGACAAAAATCATGGCAGTGGAAACATTGAATAGTGACAATCCCCCTCCTCCTGATCCACAACAATCAAAAAGGGGGAGACTATCCCATTGCCTTTGAAAAGATAGTTTAAGACTCTTTTCTAAAAAGACCTTAGCAAAGGCAACCAATTCTTTGGGTCGCATCCCACGACACGCCATGGAAACCAAGAACTGCTCCTTTTCTGAATCAGGAAAAGATGGATTCAACAGTAACGCTACTGCTTCTTGAACTTGCCCTTCATCCAACTCCCTGCCAGAGTTAATTTCCAAAGAAAGGGCATGCAACTGCCATCTCATCGTGTTTTATCCTACCTGATAAATTTTACTTGCCCGGACTTTATTGAAAAAAACTTCAAAATAGCCTAACGCATCATGTGGTCCTGGAGCAGCTTCTGGATGATATTGCACAGAAAAAATGGGCTTAGTCTTATGCACCATCCCTTCAATGGTCCCATCGTTGAGATTGATTTCACTAATTTTCAAGCAATCAGGGATCGATTCGGCACAAACCGCATACCCATGATTCTGAGAAGTAATCTTGATGGTCGAATCAAAGAGGTTTTTTACCGGATGATTCGCTCCTCTATGCCCAAAGCGCAGCTTGAAGGTTTTCGCTCCCAAAGCAATAGCTATGAGCTGATGCCCCAGGCAAATACCAAAGACAGGCCTGGCTCCTAAAAGCGGTTTTATTTCTGCATGCAATGTTTCGAAAAATGCAGGATCTCCAGGACCGTTAGACAGAAAAATGGCATCAGGATCACTTTCTAAAATACGTTTTGCAGACGCATAGGCTGGGAATACGTGCAGATCAAAACCTTTACTGCGAAGATAGCGTAAAGTAGAGAACTTGACACCAAAATCCATGACCGCTAACCGATAAATAGGCGGGGCCAGGCGTGTTACCCTCTGAGTCCATTTTTCGATCAACTCCTTTTTATGGGCATTCCAACCGTCTGCCTCCTTCATCTCTTCAATGATTGGTTTCAGCGCTTCTATCTCATCCCACCGGTAAGGCACTGGTGTCGTTACCTGAGCTATAAAATCGACTTTGGAATAGTCCCAATTTTGGGTTAATGCCACAGCCTCAGTCCTTTCCATGTCTTCTGTTGTCAAGACCGCTCGCAATACCCCAGCTTCCCGTATGTGCAGCGTCAGTCGCCTCGTATCCACTCCTTGGATTCCAATTACCCCCTTCCGTTTTAAAAATTCAGGCAGCGAACAGAAAGCTCTCCAACTACTAGGTATCGGAGAAAGAGAACGGATGACTAAACCGGCTACTTGAATATCCCTGGACTGATGATCGAAAGGACAAAGTCCATAATTACCGATTTCTGGATAGGTCAGGCATACAATCTGGCCTCGATAGGAAGGATCCGTCAGTATTTCCTGATAACCAGTCATCGAAGTATTAAAACAGATCTCTCCAATGGCCGTGCCTTCAGCTCCAAAAGATTCACCAGCGAAAACCGTACCATCTTCAAGAACTAAGAATGCCTTTTTTTTATGTTTTTTCATCTCTATTGGTTAAACCTATTTTTCTACACCGTTTTTTGTTCCCCCACTACCCTTTTTTCCCTCCATACAATCTTGCCATCAATCATGGTCAAAACAACCTTTCCTTTTAGATTCATTCCTTCAAATGGGGTATTCTTGCCTTTGGAAAAAAAGGCATTAGAGTCGACTTTCCAGGAAGCGTTGAGGTCTAGCAAAATAAGGTCTGCAGGCGATCCATATCGAAGGGAGGGGGGCTCTAGTCCAAGGACTCGACTGGGGCCTACAGTTAACTTAGCAAACAAATCCACCAGATCCATTTTTTTCGAGTAATAGAGCTCTTTGAGACAAACCGCCACCAGCGTTTCTAAACCAACGACTCCAAAGGGCGCTTTTTCAAACTCTACTTCTTTTTCGAAAAGAGCATGAGGAGCATGATCCGAAGCAATGACTTCCACAGTACCATCAACTAGAGCCTCGATCAAGGCTTCTCGATCTTTTTGCGTTCTTAGGGGAGGGTTCATTTTAAAGCGGGGATCATACTCTTTGAGGGCAGATTCTGTTAAGGCAATATGATGTGGACAAACCTCAGCGCTTACGGGAAGCCCCCTTTTTTTAGCATCCCTTAATAGCCGAATGGATCCTTCTGTAGTTAAATGCTGCAAATGAATTTTAGCCCCGGTTTTTTCGCAAAGAAGGATATCACGGCTAACGATCAGTTCTTCAGCAATACTGGGCCAACCAGGCAACCCCAAAAGCGTACTCCATAGCCCTTCGTTCATAACCCCTCCATCCGATAGAGCCGTATCCTCGCAATGATCCAGTATGGGAACTCCTAAGACAGATGCATATTCCATTGCCCGGCGCATAATTCGGGCATTCTGAACGCAGCTGCCATCATCTGTCAACGCAATAGCTCCAGCCTGAATAAGAGATTGAAAAGGAGCCAGTTTTTCTCCCAACCGCTCCTCAGTGATACATCCTGTAGGATAGACTTTTACTAGTGCTTCCTTATCCACTTTTTTACGGATCCAAGCGATCGTGTCGGGATGATCAGCTGGTGGAATAGTATTGGGCATAGCCACCACAGTCGTTATGCCGCCTGCGGCAGCTGCCATCGTGGCAGTTCTGATCGTTTCTTTTCTAGATTCACCGGGCTCCCGCAAATGTACATGCATATCGATCAATCCAGGCAGAACGATAAGGCCCTGAGCGTCTATTTTCGTCCAAGGAAAATCTTTGGGATAGTTGGTAGGATCTACAATTTTGCCCTCTGCTACATAAAGATTAACTGGCTCCTCGTCGCGTCTTAGTAGCGGATCAATGAGCCGGCCAGCCGAAATACAAAAAGCCTCCTCAGTTTTCATTGTGTACCAACCTGGTTTTGTTGCCCATTTTCAAAGTAGCCACCAAGCAGGTAGAACACAGCCATTCGGATGGCTAAACCATTCTCTACCTGCTTTAGAATGGCTGAATTGGGCGAATCAGCCAGTTCGCTTTCCATTTCTACCCCTCTTTCCACCGGACCTGGATGCATAATGAGAACATCTTTTTTACACTTTTTCATTCTTTCTGTAGTCAAGCTATAAGAGGCAATGTATTCGCTTATGGAAGGGAAAAGATCTTTTCTTTGTCTTTCATGCTGAAGCCGGAGCAGAATGATGCAATCAGCAAAAGGCAAGGACTCATCCAGATTGTAACTGATCTCTGCTCCAAAATCTTTGAAATAGCTAGGCAGGAGGGTGATAGGACCGACAAATTTCACGTTTGCCCCATACTTGGAAAGCGCCCAAAACGTCGAACGTGCTACTCGACTATGCAGAATATCCCCAACGATTAATACCTTAAGCCCACGAACGGTCCCAAAATGCTCTTCAATAGTCATCAAATCAAGAAGCCCCTGCGTTGGATGTTCATGGGCACCATCCCCTCCATTAATGACCGAAATGTTAAGGAGTTTTGCCAGGAAGGCAGCAGAGCCTGCCGCTGGATGGCGAATGATGAGAAAATCGATCCCCAAGGCTTCGAGATTCTTAGCCGTATCCTTCAAGGATTCACCTTTTTGAATAGAACTCGTTTTGTAGTCAATCGATAAAAAAGAAATGCCTAGTTTTTTAGCCGCAATTTCAAAGGAAACCCGTGTGCGGGTACTTGGTTCAACCATCAAGGCCAAGGCCGTATATCTTTTTAAAAAAGGAAGAGGAAGGTTTTCCTTGAGAATTGTCTTAAACTCTTTGGCCGCAAGCAAAATGGCCTCGATTTCAGAAAAATCTAGTGCCTCTAAAGAAACTAAATCTTTTCTTTTCCACTTTCTTTTTATTGCATCAAGTTTTAAGTTTTGCATTGATCTAGAGAAAAATATAGAAAGAAGAAAAAGAAGAAAATGACAAAAAGAATTTTTGGTAAAGCTTACGTTGTGGGGGATAATATCGATACCGATCAAATTATTCCAGCACAATATCTTATGTATGTTCCAACGGTTCCTGAAGAACTCGAAAAATTGGGCAGTCATGCGCTTTGCGGATTGCCTGAATCTCTCTATCCCCTTCGGTTTGTTGAAGCAGGTAAAACCAAGACGGAATATCCCATTATCATTGCAGGAAAAAACTTTGGCTGTGGTTCATCTCGAGAGCATGCCCCCATTGCTCTAGCTGCTGCTGGCTGTCGAGTGGTAATTGCCAAAAGCTATGCAAGAATTTTTTTTCGCAACTGTATTGCTACAGGAGTTCTTTTTCCTTATGAGATCGGAGAGAGATTTCCAGAAAAAATAGAGATTGGCCAAGAATTAGTCGTTGACCTAGAAACGGAGACTCTGTTGGTGGCTGATCAAGTTTATCCCTTAAAGCCTCTTGGGGATGCCAAAGAGGTCATCGAAGCTGGTGGAATATTTAACTATGCAAAAAAAACGGGAATGATCCCCGTTAGCTCTTAATTTTCTATTGCGTCTCATTTTAACTTTTCCTTTATGAAAACTTATCGCGTCGCTGTTCTTGCTGGAGATGGTATAGGTCCGGAATTGGTGCGAGTCACTATTCCAATTCTACGATTAGCTTCCTATCTGTACGGCTTTGAACTCATTTTTGAAGAAGCCTTAGTGGGAGGAACGGCTATAGAAGCAACAGGTAAAGCCCTGCCTCCAGAAACCCTGGAAATCTGCAAGCGGGCACAAGCCATTTTTTTTGGTGCAGTAGGAGGAAAACAATGGGAAAGTCTGCCGCCAGAAAAACAACCTGAGAGGGCTGCCTTGCTTCCCCTACGAAAAACTTTTTCGCTTTTTGCCAACCTTAGGCCAATTACCTGTTATCCAGAAATCATCGACGCTTCCCCCCTTAAACCCGAAATAGCTTCTGGGGTAGACCTGCTTATCGTAAGGGAACTGACAGGGGGCATTTACTTTGGTCAGCCCAAAGGAAGGGTTTTAACTGAGCAAGGGGAAAGAGCGATCGACACGCTTCTTTATGATACCTCTGAAATTGAAAGAGTGGCCACAGTCGCCTTCGAATTAGCCTTGCGGAGAAAAAAGAGTTTAACCCTTATTGACAAAGCCAATGTTCTGGAATCGAGTTTATTATGGAGGAAGACCGTCAAGGAAATTGCCAATAACTATCCTGAGGTCGACCTTAAGTTTATGTACGTAGACAACGCGGCCATGCAGCTTGTATTAAAACCCACACAGTTCGATGTCCTTCTTTGCGAAAATCTTTTTGGAGACATCCTCAGTGATGAGGCTGCTGGCATTGCTGGAAGCCTTGGGCTTTTAGCCAGTGCTTCCATTGGCGCTAGTAAATTTGGCTTATACGAGCCTGCCGGAGGATCCGCTCCTGACATTGCTGGCAAAGGAATAGCTAATCCTATTTCACAGATATTATCCGGAGCGTTGATGTTCGAATATAGTTTTCAGGAAGAAGAAGCTGCCCAGGCTATAAAAGATGCTGTAAGAGATGTTCTAAAAGAGGGATATCGAACAATGGACATTGCTAAGGGCTCTGCTACGTATTGTACGACCGAAGAGTTCGCTGAAAAAGTAGCTCAGAAGATTGAAATAAATTTCAAGAAGAAAAAACAGGAAGGGAGCTGAAGAAAAAAATCTTAAAATGCAATTCTTTTTATAATAAAATATATTTAAATCAATTATTTATACGAATATGCCACTTTCAGCTTTTGATTCCACTGCCAGTATTGAAGATGAGATCAATCAAAAAATCCTTTCGGTCTCAGAAGATCGACTACAGGGATTTATTGCGGATCCTTTCAAGGAAATTGCCCATTTGACAAACCTACCCCTTGCCCTGGTCTTAGAAAGAATCCGTTTGATGTTTTCTGCTGGAACAATCCGGCGCATACGACTAACCCTTTTAGCCAATGATTTAGCGCCTGGAGCATTAGTGGCCTGGAAAATACCTGAGAACAGTCTACATGAAGCTTTTGACTTTTTGTTTCAAAAAGATCCATTCAGTGGCCATGTGGTGATTCGTTCCACAGATCCAGCAGCGGCAGGTGCTCGGTATCGACTATGGAGCACCTTAAAAGTCCCCCAAGGCTTTTCTATTCAAACCCATTGTGAACTACTAAAAAATCTTATTGGTGCTGAAGACTACAGAATCATGCCTGCCAAAGGAATCTTTACTTTAGGAGTGGGACATATCCGCCGAAAAACGATTCTTCCCGGAACAAAATCTCCAAAGGCAGCCGTCATGCATCCGGTTGCCATAAAAACGCTTAGTGAAAAACAGTGGCTTGTGCTGAAATCCTTGAAAGAAGAATTGACTTTGGAAGAAATCGACGAGGGATTATGGGAAAAAAGAGCAAGCAAAATAGGGATGAGTAGCCAGGCATTTTTCTCAATAGCCAAAGAACTTGAACAAATTGGGATTTTAGGACGGTTTTCTACCTTTTTGGAACATGTTAAACCCTTGTATGACGGAAGAAAAGTGACTAAATTTAACGCCCTTTTCCACTGGGCCGTTCCTCAAGGCATGGAAAGAGAAGCGGGTGGTCAAATCGGAAGATTTGAAATTCTTACTCATTGCTATTGGAGGGAAGCAGGAAGTGAATTTAAAAACGTCAATATCATGGCTGTAGCCCATGGAAAGGATAAGGGATTGTTGGAATCTCATAAGAAAGCGATCGACGAACATTTGGAGTCGGTCGGTATCCCAGTTTCCTATACGAACATTTTTTGGGGAGGAAGAAGCGAAATTAAACCTTCAGAAATTTTCCCCGAGGCTTATAAAGAATGGCTCCAAAAGATGGATTTAGATTCAAGCGTAATATCAAATTCCTGATTAGGCGTTCTGTTCCATCCTTTAATCGATGGAAGGGACGGTTTATTGAGCAAATTCAGGATTTGCATTTTGATCTTGGTCCGTTCAGAGACACAATCAAAAACTATTCGAAAGAAAAGTTTCAAATCGATTTCAAAGCGGGCATCAATGTGGCCCTCTTATCCATCCCACAGGGAATGGCTTATGCTCTCATTGCTGGATTGCCTGTCCAGTATGGACTTTATGCTTGCGCTATCTCTTCTTTGCTTGGCCCCCTTTTTCAAAGCTCCCGCTATGTCGTACTTGGTCCAACCAATGCCACCTCAGTCCTTTTGTTTAGTACCTATTTAAACATCCAAAAACAAGTAGACAAGCTCTCCACCCTACCCTTTGTATTACTTTTTGTGGGGATCATTTTGATCCTCGTCAGCCTTTTTAGAATGGCTGGCCTCACTCAATATGTATCCAGAACGGTTATAGTTGGGTATATTACTGGGGCTTCTTTCCTTATTATTGCGGGACAGCTGCACCGAGTTATGGGGTTTGAGCTTTCGGAAGCCTATACGTTTTTCGATATTGTTGTGCAAACATTGAACCGACTGCATCTCATCCAGTGGCCATCTGTAGCTATCGGTATCTGCTCGCTTGGCTGTTGGTGGTGGCTTAAAAAGCGGTTTCCAAAACTCCCAGCTATTGCCCTTAGCCTTGTTTTGATGAGTTTTCTAGGCACCTTGATGCATTCTTTGCATCTACCTATTGAATTCCTAAAACCTATTCCCATGGCCACCTGGCCAATTACGCTCCCAACGATGAATTTTCACTGGTTTTCAACCCTAGCAAGCATGTCTTTTGCTCTCGCTTTTTTTGCTGCCGTAGAAGGCACAGGCATTGCCAGATCGCTTGCTAATAGGTCCGGAGAACCTTTAGAACTAAACCGCGATCTGTTCGCTCAGGGAATTGCTAACATTGGATGCAGCTTCTTTAGTGGTATGCCTGTATCAGGCTCCTTAACACGATCCGCATTAAACTGGGCAAGCAAACCGGCCACCCAGCTTGCCAATTTATGGAGCGGTATACTCATGTCCATAGCTCTGCTATTCGGAGGTCCTCTTCTAGGCTATATTCCAATTCCAGCTCTTTCGGCTCTCGTTATTAGCGCTGGATTATCCCTCATTAATCCGAATGAAATCAAAATCGCGCTTACAGCTACTCGATTCGATTTTACGGTCTTTGTTGTCACCTTCATCGGCGCCCTCCTCACCCCACTGGATTTTGCCATCGG
Coding sequences within:
- the leuB gene encoding 3-isopropylmalate dehydrogenase produces the protein MKTYRVAVLAGDGIGPELVRVTIPILRLASYLYGFELIFEEALVGGTAIEATGKALPPETLEICKRAQAIFFGAVGGKQWESLPPEKQPERAALLPLRKTFSLFANLRPITCYPEIIDASPLKPEIASGVDLLIVRELTGGIYFGQPKGRVLTEQGERAIDTLLYDTSEIERVATVAFELALRRKKSLTLIDKANVLESSLLWRKTVKEIANNYPEVDLKFMYVDNAAMQLVLKPTQFDVLLCENLFGDILSDEAAGIAGSLGLLASASIGASKFGLYEPAGGSAPDIAGKGIANPISQILSGALMFEYSFQEEEAAQAIKDAVRDVLKEGYRTMDIAKGSATYCTTEEFAEKVAQKIEINFKKKKQEGS
- a CDS encoding AsnC family transcriptional regulator — its product is MPLSAFDSTASIEDEINQKILSVSEDRLQGFIADPFKEIAHLTNLPLALVLERIRLMFSAGTIRRIRLTLLANDLAPGALVAWKIPENSLHEAFDFLFQKDPFSGHVVIRSTDPAAAGARYRLWSTLKVPQGFSIQTHCELLKNLIGAEDYRIMPAKGIFTLGVGHIRRKTILPGTKSPKAAVMHPVAIKTLSEKQWLVLKSLKEELTLEEIDEGLWEKRASKIGMSSQAFFSIAKELEQIGILGRFSTFLEHVKPLYDGRKVTKFNALFHWAVPQGMEREAGGQIGRFEILTHCYWREAGSEFKNVNIMAVAHGKDKGLLESHKKAIDEHLESVGIPVSYTNIFWGGRSEIKPSEIFPEAYKEWLQKMDLDSSVISNS
- a CDS encoding SulP family inorganic anion transporter produces the protein MAPKDGFRFKRNIKFLIRRSVPSFNRWKGRFIEQIQDLHFDLGPFRDTIKNYSKEKFQIDFKAGINVALLSIPQGMAYALIAGLPVQYGLYACAISSLLGPLFQSSRYVVLGPTNATSVLLFSTYLNIQKQVDKLSTLPFVLLFVGIILILVSLFRMAGLTQYVSRTVIVGYITGASFLIIAGQLHRVMGFELSEAYTFFDIVVQTLNRLHLIQWPSVAIGICSLGCWWWLKKRFPKLPAIALSLVLMSFLGTLMHSLHLPIEFLKPIPMATWPITLPTMNFHWFSTLASMSFALAFFAAVEGTGIARSLANRSGEPLELNRDLFAQGIANIGCSFFSGMPVSGSLTRSALNWASKPATQLANLWSGILMSIALLFGGPLLGYIPIPALSALVISAGLSLINPNEIKIALTATRFDFTVFVVTFIGALLTPLDFAIGLGIGASILFFLKQAGEPFFVEYTFDTEQGDLREKIKGEPTVHPDISIIHIEGELFFGVSELFRTQINKILALNPKIRVVILRMRNAHHLDATNAMALEELHHWLTEQGKFLLISGVIRPVFRVLRNSGVLDRIGRKNVFPLIPTQPNLSTRQALIRAQELLGKKESEVKIFFEKLPKK